In Streptococcus respiraculi, one DNA window encodes the following:
- the rhaD gene encoding rhamnulose-1-phosphate aldolase: MKPFEQSTVVKELCEITYDMWQQGWDEYNGGNVSYLLVEDEVGDLIHATPQTKVEVEGIPESLVGRYLLITASGSHFRTLRNHVKRDTGVVRIVASGYEVVWGFEENRKPTSEFYMHILAHAKRLSINPNHRVVVHNHATNIVLYSLLNEVTSRSLTLDLWSVLTESIVVFPDGIAVLPWEVPGTQQIGLDTAEELAEHRMVVWAKHGVLSTGVNYQDCFGLIETADKAAKLALDLQRISGKPIVENNVLSTDNLRAVCRALKVQGKYLDE; encoded by the coding sequence ATGAAACCATTTGAGCAATCTACAGTTGTGAAAGAGCTTTGTGAAATCACTTATGATATGTGGCAACAAGGCTGGGATGAGTATAATGGAGGCAATGTTAGTTATCTGTTGGTAGAAGATGAAGTCGGTGACTTGATACATGCGACACCTCAAACCAAGGTAGAGGTTGAGGGCATTCCAGAGAGTCTTGTTGGTCGTTATCTCTTAATTACTGCTTCAGGTAGCCATTTTAGAACATTACGAAATCATGTAAAAAGAGATACGGGAGTTGTACGGATCGTAGCTAGTGGTTATGAAGTTGTTTGGGGATTTGAAGAAAATAGGAAGCCAACAAGTGAATTTTATATGCATATCTTGGCGCATGCGAAACGTTTATCTATCAACCCCAACCACCGTGTGGTAGTCCATAATCATGCGACTAACATTGTCTTGTACTCTCTGTTAAACGAGGTGACGAGCCGATCGTTGACACTTGATTTGTGGTCTGTCTTGACAGAATCCATTGTTGTATTTCCAGATGGAATTGCGGTACTGCCGTGGGAAGTTCCTGGGACTCAGCAAATTGGGCTAGATACGGCTGAAGAATTGGCAGAGCACCGAATGGTAGTCTGGGCGAAACACGGCGTCTTGTCGACAGGTGTGAATTATCAAGATTGTTTTGGGCTGATTGAAACAGCAGATAAGGCCGCCAAATTGGCCTTGGATTTGCAACGGATTAGTGGAAAACCAATTGTAGAAAATAACGTTTTATCTACAGATAATCTCCGAGCAGTCTGTCGAGCATTGAAGGTGCAGGGAAAATACTTGGATGAATAG